A region from the Musa acuminata AAA Group cultivar baxijiao chromosome BXJ1-10, Cavendish_Baxijiao_AAA, whole genome shotgun sequence genome encodes:
- the LOC103969886 gene encoding uncharacterized protein LOC103969886 yields the protein MAAATLRSVLRRNSLLPLFETRSLRGLFFFSSSIDPAAAVGVTISPDPNFMVEYLVNSCGFSPSEAAKFSKPLAHLRSTEKPDAVINFMRSQGFDGAGIRKVISGDPRYLCCNVEKNLTPKFQFLRDLGLSESDIADAILKNDVILRLDVHRSLVPKLEMWESILGSRELVLKHLKKTRWFFFSSVEKTLHPNLKFLRDECGIPEERVSVVLRSYPQLISQKPESLRALVARANELGMPRQSRMFVRTLNALHNVSQERFEAKVELMRSFGWSESEFSSVVRKVPTFSCMSLDMMRRKMKFFINVVGYTPSFIASQPTILLYSLQKRVIPRFRVTEMLKSKGLWTGQGKFTCILTFSDTKFMEKFVLPHKENVPELLDILRVAGTWKGNDTLHLASEDEEGLS from the coding sequence ATGGCGGCTGCGACGCTCCGCTCCGTTCTCCGCCGCAATAGCCTTCTGCCCCTGTTCGAAACCCGCAGCCTTCGaggtctcttcttcttctcctcctctatcGACCCTGCCGCCGCTGTAGGCGTCACCATATCTCCAGATCCGAACTTCATGGTGGAATACCTCGTGAACTCCTGTGGGTTCTCCCCCTCCGAGGCAGCCAAGTTCTCTAAACCCCTTGCGCACCTCCGATCCACCGAGAAACCAGACGCCGTCATTAACTTCATGAGATCTCAGGGCTTCGACGGGGCCGGTATCAGGAAGGTGATATCTGGGGATCCCAGATACTTATGCTGCAACGTGGAGAAGAACCTCACCCCGAAGTTTCAGTTCTTACGCGATTTGGGCCTATCGGAGTCGGATATCGCCGATGCCATCCTGAAGAACGATGTCATCCTGCGCCTCGACGTTCACCGTTCCTTGGTCCCCAAATTGGAGATGTGGGAAAGTATCTTGGGATCGAGAGAGCTCGTTCTCAAGCATCTCAAGAAGACAAGATGGTTTTTCTTCTCCAGCGTTGAGAAGACATTGCATCCTAACTTAAAGTTCTTGAGGGATGAGTGCGGCATTCCTGAAGAAAGGGTCTCTGTCGTCTTGAGAAGTTACCCACAATTAATCTCACAGAAACCAGAGTCTCTCCGAGCTTTGGTGGCGAGAGCCAATGAGCTGGGAATGCCACGGCAATCTCGGATGTTCGTGCGGACACTTAATGCTCTCCACAACGTAAGCCAAGAAAGGTTCGAGGCCAAGGTCGAGCTCATGAGGAGCTTCGGGTGGTCGGAGTCGGAGTTTTCTTCCGTAGTCAGGAAAGTGCCAACCTTCTCATGCATGTCCCTCGATATGATGCGCAGAAAaatgaaattttttatcaatGTAGTCGGGTACACCCCTTCCTTCATCGCCTCCCAACCAACTATCTTGCTATATAGTCTGCAGAAGAGGGTAATTCCTCGGTTTCGTGTCACAGAGATGTTGAAATCGAAAGGATTGTGGACTGGACAAGGCAAGTTTACATGCATTCTCACATTCTCAGATACCAAATTCATGGAGAAGTTTGTTCTCCCTCACAAAGAAAATGTTCCTGAGCTGCTTGATATTTTGAGAGTTGCTGGCACCTGGAAAGGAAATGATACCTTGCATTTGGCATCGGAGGATGAGGAAGGGCTTAGCTGA
- the LOC135596148 gene encoding uncharacterized protein LOC135596148, whose amino-acid sequence MVKYLVNSCGFSPSEAAKFSKPLAHLRSTEKPDVVLNFMRSQGFDGAGIRKVISAVPRYLRYNVEKNLAPKFQFFRDLGLSESDIVDAILKNQAILLHNVHRSLVPKLEMWESLLGSRELVLKHLKKTRWFFFSSVEKTLHPNLKFLRDECGIPEERLSLVLRSHPQLISQKPESLRALVARADELGMPRQSRMFMWTLNILQRVSKERFEAKGEFMRRFGWSESEFSSAVRKAPNFIGVSLDMLRRKVEFFVNVVGCTPSFIADKSYLLLFCLQEEGNSSVSCHRDVEIERIVDWTSQVYIHSRIIRYQILGEVCSPSQRKCS is encoded by the coding sequence ATGGTGAAATACCTCGTGAACTCCTGCGGGTTCTCCCCCTCCGAGGCAGCCAAGTTCTCTAAACCTCTTGCGCACCTCCGATCCACCGAGAAACCCGACGTCGTCCTTAACTTCATGAGATCTCAGGGCTTCGACGGCGCCGGTATCAGGAAGGTGATATCTGCGGTTCCCAGATACTTACGCTACAACGTGGAGAAAAACTTGGCCCCGAAGTTTCAGTTCTTTCGCGATTTGGGCCTATCGGAGTCGGATATCGTCGATGCCATCCTGAAGAACCAGGCCATCCTCCTTCACAACGTTCACCGTTCCTTGGTCCCCAAATTGGAGATGTGGGAAAGTCTCTTGGGATCGAGAGAGCTCGTTCTCAAGCATCTCAAGAAGACCCGATGGTTTTTCTTCTCCAGCGTTGAGAAGACATTGCATCCTAACCTAAAGTTCTTGAGGGATGAGTGCGGCATTCCTGAAGAAAGGCTCTCTCTCGTCTTGAGAAGTCACCCACAATTAATCTCACAGAAACCAGAGTCACTCCGAGCTTTGGTTGCGAGAGCCGATGAGCTGGGGATGCCACGGCAATCTCGGATGTTCATGTGGACACTTAATATTCTCCAGAGGGTAAGCAAAGAAAGGTTCGAGGCCAAGGGCGAGTTCATGAGGAGGTTCGGGTGGTCGGAGTCGGAGTTTTCTTCTGCTGTCAGGAAAGCACCCAACTTCATAGGCGTGTCCCTCGATATGTTGCGCAGAAAAGTGGAATTTTTTGTCAATGTGGTCGGTTGCACCCCTTCCTTCATCGCCGACAAATCATATCTCTTGCTATTTTGTCTGCAGGAAGAGGGTAATTCCTCGGTTTCGTGTCACAGAGATGTTGAAATCGAAAGGATTGTTGACTGGACAAGCCAAGTTTACATACATTCTCGCATTATCAGATACCAAATTCTTGGAGAAGTTTGTTCTCCCTCACAAAGAAAATGTTCCTGA
- the LOC103969082 gene encoding uncharacterized protein LOC103969082 codes for MAAATLRSVLRRNSLLPLFETYRLRDLFFFSSSVDLPAAVGVTTSPDPHFMVEYLVNSCGFSPSEAAKFSKPLAHLRSTEKPDAVLNFMRSQGFDGAGIRKLISLNPNYLCVNVEKKLAPKFQFLRDLGLSESDIVDAILKNHGILHVNVQRSIVPKLEMWESLLGSRELVLNHLKKKGWFFSSSVEKTLHPNLKFLRDECGIPEERVSVVLRSHPQLISRKPESLRALVARADELGMPRQSRMFVRTLDALFMVSKERFEAKVELMRSFGWSESEFSSVVRKVPTFLCVSLDMMRRKMEFFINLVGYTPSFIASQPSILLYSLQKRVIPRFRVTEMLKLKGLWTGKYKFTSILVFTDTKFMEKFVLPHKENVPELLDILRVAGTWKGNDTLHLASEDEEGLS; via the coding sequence ATGGCGGCTGCGACTCTCCGCTCCGTCCTCCGCCGAAATAGCCTTCTGCCCCTGTTCGAAACCTACCGCCTTCgagatctcttcttcttctcctcctctgtcgACCTTCCCGCCGCTGTAGGCGTCACCACATCTCCTGATCCCCACTTCATGGTGGAATACCTCGTGAACTCCTGCGGGTTCTCCCCCTCCGAGGCAGCCAAGTTCTCTAAACCCCTTGCGCACCTCCGATCCACCGAGAAACCCGACGCCGTCCTTAACTTCATGAGATCTCAGGGCTTCGACGGCGCCGGTATCAGAAAGTTGATATCTTTGAACCCAAATTACCTATGCGTGAACGTGGAGAAGAAGTTGGCCCCGAAGTTTCAGTTCTTACGCGATTTGGGCCTATCGGAGTCGGATATCGTCGATGCCATCCTGAAGAACCATGGCATCCTCCACGTCAACGTTCAGCGTTCCATCGTCCCCAAATTGGAGATGTGGGAAAGTCTCTTGGGATCGAGAGAGCTTGTTCTCAACCATCTCAAGAAGAAAGGATGGTTTTTCTCCTCCAGCGTTGAGAAGACGTTGCATCCTAACCTAAAGTTCTTGAGGGATGAGTGCGGCATTCCTGAAGAAAGGGTCTCTGTCGTCTTGAGAAGTCACCCACAATTAATCTCACGGAAGCCAGAGTCTCTCCGAGCTTTGGTGGCGAGAGCCGATGAGCTGGGGATGCCACGGCAATCTCGGATGTTCGTGCGGACACTTGATGCTCTCTTCATGGTAAGCAAAGAAAGGTTCGAGGCCAAGGTCGAGCTCATGAGGAGCTTCGGGTGGTCGGAGTCGGAGTTTTCTTCTGTAGTCAGGAAAGTACCCACCTTCTTATGCGTCTCCCTCGATATGATGCGCAGAAAAATggaattttttatcaatttaGTCGGGTACACCCCTTCCTTCATCGCCTCCCAACCATCTATCTTGCTATATAGTCTGCAGAAGAGGGTCATTCCTCGGTTTCGTGTGACGGAAATGTTGAAATTGAAAGGATTGTGGACTGGAAAATACAAGTTTACATCGATTCTCGTATTCACAGATACCAAATTCATGGAGAAGTTTGTTCTCCCTCACAAAGAAAATGTTCCTGAGCTGCTTGATATTTTGAGAGTTGCTGGCACCTGGAAAGGAAATGATACCTTGCATTTGGCATCGGAGGATGAGGAAGGGCTTAGCTGA
- the LOC135594833 gene encoding uncharacterized protein LOC135594833 encodes MAAAPLRSVLLRNGLLPLFETCRLRDLLFFSSSVDTAAAVGGTISRDPHFMVEYLVNSCGFSPSEAAKFSEPLAHLRSTEKPDAVLNFMRSQGFDGAGIRKVISGDPRHLCYNVEKNLAPKFQFLRDLGLSESDIVDAILKNNGILRLDVHRSLVPKLEMWESLLGSRELVLKHLKKTRWFFFSSVENRLHPNLKFLRDECGIPEEMVSVVLRSNPQLISQKPESLRALVARADELGMPRQSRMFMWTLDVFHNVSKEKFESKGELMRSFGWSESEFSSAVMKNPTFLCISLDMLRRKVEFFINVVGYTPSFIASHPNLLLSSLQKTVIPRFRVLEMLNTKGLWTRRGTFLSYVTLSNTKFMEKIVLPYKEKVPELRDILRAGECEGK; translated from the coding sequence ATGGCTGCTGCTCCGCTCCGCTCCGTACTCCTCCGCAATGGCCTTCTGCCCTTGTTCGAAACCTGCCGCCTACgagatctcctcttcttctcctcctctgttgACACTGCCGCCGCCGTAGGCGGCACCATATCTCGAGATCCCCACTTCATGGTGGAATACCTCGTGAACTCCTGCGGGTTCTCCCCCTCCGAGGCAGCCAAGTTCTCTGAACCCCTTGCGCACCTCCGATCCACCGAGAAACCCGACGCCGTCCTTAACTTCATGAGATCTCAGGGCTTCGATGGCGCCGGTATCAGGAAGGTGATATCTGGGGATCCCAGACACTTATGCTACAACGTGGAGAAGAACCTCGCCCCGAAGTTTCAGTTCTTACGCGATTTGGGTCTATCGGAGTCGGATATCGTCGATGCCATCCTGAAGAACAATGGCATCCTCCGCCTCGACGTTCACCGTTCCTTGGTCCCCAAATTGGAGATGTGGGAAAGTCTCTTGGGATCGAGAGAGCTCGTTCTCAAGCATCTCAAGAAGACCCGATGGTTTTTCTTCTCCAGCGTTGAGAATAGATTGCATCCTAACCTAAAGTTCTTGAGGGATGAGTGCGGCATTCCTGAAGAAATGGTCTCTGTCGTCTTGAGAAGTAACCCACAATTAATCTCACAGAAACCAGAGTCTCTCCGAGCTTTGGTTGCGAGAGCCGATGAGCTGGGGATGCCACGGCAATCTCGGATGTTCATGTGGACACTTGATGTTTTCCACAACGTAAGCAAAGAAAAGTTCGAGTCCAAGGGCGAGCTCATGAGGAGCTTCGGGTGGTCGGAGTCGGAGTTTTCTTCTGCAGTCATGAAAAATCCCACCTTCTTATGCATCTCCCTCGATATGTTGCGCAGAAAAGTGGAATTTTTTATTAATGTAGTCGGGTACACCCCTTCCTTCATCGCCTCCCATCCAAATCTCTTGCTATCAAGTCTGCAGAAGACGGTAATTCCTCGGTTTCGTGTTTTGGAGATGTTGAATACGAAAGGCTTGTGGACTCGACGAGGCACGTTTTTGTCCTATGTGACATTATCAAATACAAAATTCATGGAGAAGATTGTTCTACCCTACAAAGAAAAGGTTCCTGAGCTTCGTGATATTTTGAGAGCAGGTGAGTGTGAAGGGAAATGA
- the LOC103974147 gene encoding transcription termination factor MTERF15, mitochondrial-like, whose protein sequence is MAAATLRSVLRRNSLLPLFETCRLRDLFFFSSSSVDPAAAVGVTISPDPNFMVEYLVNSCGFSPSKAAMFSKPLAHLRSTEKPDAVLNFMRSQGFDGAAIRKVISMKPNYLCYNVETNLAPKFQFLRDLGLSESDIVDAIVKNPAILCLEVHRSFVPKLEMWESLLGSRELVLKHLKKARRFFFSSVEKTLHPNLKFLRDECGIPEERVSVVLRSHPQLITRKPESLRALVARADELGMPRQSRMFVRTLDVLQMVSKERFEAKFELMRSFGWSESEFSSAVRKAPTFLCMSLDMLRRKVEFFINVVGYTPSFIADKSNLLLFCLQKRVIPRFRVTEMLKSKGLLTGQAKFPYILTLSDTKFLEKFVLPHKENVPELLDILRVEGVCKGK, encoded by the coding sequence ATGGCGGCTGCGACGCTCCGCTCCGTACTCCGCCGCAATAGCCTCCTGCCCCTGTTCGAAACCTGCCGCCTTCgagatctcttcttcttctcctcctcctctgtcgACCCTGCCGCCGCTGTAGGCGTCACCATATCTCCAGATCCCAACTTCATGGTGGAATACCTCGTGAACTCCTGTGGGTTCTCCCCCTCCAAGGCAGCCATGTTCTCTAAACCCCTTGCGCACCTCCGATCCACCGAGAAACCCGACGCCGTCCTTAACTTCATGAGATCTCAGGGCTTCGATGGCGCCGCTATTAGGAAGGTGATATCTATGAAACCCAATTACCTATGCTACAACGTGGAGACGAACCTCGCCCCGAAGTTTCAGTTCTTACGCGATTTGGGACTATCGGAGTCGGACATCGTCGATGCCATCGTGAAGAACCCTGCCATCCTCTGCCTCGAAGTTCACCGTTCCTTCGTCCCCAAATTGGAGATGTGGGAAAGTCTCTTGGGATCGAGAGAGCTCGTTCTCAAGCATCTCAAGAAGGCAAGACGGTTTTTCTTCTCCAGCGTTGAGAAGACATTGCATCCTAACCTAAAGTTCTTGAGGGATGAGTGCGGCATTCCTGAAGAAAGGGTCTCTGTCGTCTTGAGAAGTCACCCACAATTAATCACAAGGAAACCAGAGTCTCTCCGAGCTTTGGTGGCGAGAGCCGATGAGCTGGGGATGCCACGACAATCTCGGATGTTCGTGCGGACACTTGATGTTCTCCAAATGGTAAGCAAAGAAAGGTTCGAGGCCAAGTTCGAGCTCATGAGGAGCTTCGGGTGGTCGGAGTCGGAGTTTTCTTCTGCAGTCAGGAAAGCACCCACCTTCTTATGCATGTCCCTCGATATGTTGCGCAGAAAAGTGGAATTTTTTATCAATGTGGTCGGTTACACCCCTTCCTTCATTGCCGACAAATCAAATCTCTTGCTATTTTGTCTGCAGAAGAGGGTAATTCCTCGGTTTCGTGTCACAGAGATGTTGAAATCGAAAGGATTGTTGACTGGACAAGCCAAGTTTCCATACATTCTCACATTATCAGATACCAAATTCTTGGAGAAGTTTGTTCTCCCTCACAAAGAAAATGTTCCTGAGCTGCTCGATATTTTGAGAGTTGAGGGCGTGTGTAAAGGAAAATGA
- the LOC135596149 gene encoding transcription termination factor MTERF15, mitochondrial-like isoform X1: MAAATLRYVLRRNSLLPLFETCRLRDLFFFSSSSVDPAAAVGVTISPDPNFMVEYLVNSCGFSPSKAAMFSKPLAHLRSTEKPDAVLNFMRSQGFDGAAIRKVISMKPNYLCYNVETNLAPKFQFLRDLGLSESDIVDAIVKNHGILLLNVQRSIVPKLEMWESLLGSRELVLKNLKRTRRFFFSSVEKTLHPNLKFLRDECGIPEERVSVVLRSHPQLISKKPESLRALVARADELGMPRQSRMFVRTLFALHNVSQERFEAKVELMRSFGWSESEFSSAVRKAPTFLCISLDMLRRKVEFFINVVGHTTSFIANKSYLLLFCLQKRVIPQFRVTEMLKSKGLLTGQAKFPCILTLSDTKFTEKFVLPHKENVPELLDILRAAGVCKGK; this comes from the coding sequence ATGGCGGCTGCGACGCTCCGCTACGTACTCCGCCGCAATAGCCTCCTGCCCCTGTTCGAAACCTGCCGCCTTCgagatctcttcttcttctcctcctcctctgtcgACCCTGCCGCCGCTGTAGGCGTCACCATATCTCCAGATCCCAACTTCATGGTGGAATACCTCGTGAACTCCTGTGGGTTCTCCCCCTCCAAGGCAGCCATGTTCTCTAAACCCCTTGCGCACCTCCGATCCACCGAGAAACCCGACGCCGTCCTTAACTTCATGAGATCTCAGGGCTTCGATGGCGCCGCTATTAGGAAGGTGATATCTATGAAACCCAATTACCTATGCTACAACGTGGAGACGAACCTCGCCCCGAAGTTTCAGTTCTTACGCGATTTGGGACTATCGGAGTCGGACATCGTCGATGCCATCGTGAAGAACCATGGCATCCTCCTCTTGAACGTTCAGCGTTCCATCGTCCCCAAATTGGAGATGTGGGAAAGTCTCTTGGGATCGAGAGAGCTCGTTCTCAAGAATCTCAAGAGGACAAGACGGTTTTTCTTCTCCAGCGTTGAGAAGACATTGCATCCTAACCTAAAGTTCTTGAGGGATGAGTGCGGCATTCCTGAAGAAAGGGTCTCTGTCGTATTGAGAAGTCACCCACAATTAATCTCAAAGAAACCAGAGTCTCTCCGAGCTTTGGTGGCGAGAGCCGATGAGCTGGGGATGCCACGACAATCTCGGATGTTCGTGCGGACACTTTTTGCTCTCCACAACGTAAGCCAAGAAAGGTTCGAGGCCAAGGTCGAGCTCATGAGGAGCTTCGGGTGGTCGGAGTCGGAGTTTTCTTCTGCAGTCAGGAAAGCACCCACCTTCTTATGCATCTCCCTCGATATGTTGCGCAGAAAAGTGGAATTTTTTATCAATGTGGTCGGTCACACCACTTCCTTCATCGCCAACAAATCATATCTCTTGCTATTTTGTCTGCAGAAGAGGGTAATTCCTCAGTTTCGTGTCACAGAGATGTTGAAATCGAAAGGATTGTTGACTGGACAAGCCAAGTTTCCATGCATTCTCACATTATCAGATACCAAATTCACTGAGAAGTTTGTTCTCCCTCACAAAGAAAATGTTCCTGAGCTGCTTGATATTTTGAGAGCTGCGGGCGTGTGTAAAGGAAAATGA
- the LOC135596149 gene encoding uncharacterized protein LOC135596149 isoform X2, whose amino-acid sequence MAAATLRYVLRRNSLLPLFETCRLRDLFFFSSSSVDPAAAVGVTISPDPNFMVEYLVNSCGFSPSKAAMFSKPLAHLRSTEKPDAVLNFMRSQGFDGAAIRKVISMKPNYLCYNVETNLAPKFQFLRDLGLSESDIVDAIVKNHGILLLNVQRSIVPKLEMWESLLGSRELVLKNLKRTRRFFFSSVEKTLHPNLKFLRDECGIPEERVSVVLRSHPQLISKKPESLRALVARADELGMPRQSRMFVRTLFALHNVSQERFEAKVELMRSFGWSESEFSSAVRKAPTFLCISLDMLRRKVEFFINVRC is encoded by the exons ATGGCGGCTGCGACGCTCCGCTACGTACTCCGCCGCAATAGCCTCCTGCCCCTGTTCGAAACCTGCCGCCTTCgagatctcttcttcttctcctcctcctctgtcgACCCTGCCGCCGCTGTAGGCGTCACCATATCTCCAGATCCCAACTTCATGGTGGAATACCTCGTGAACTCCTGTGGGTTCTCCCCCTCCAAGGCAGCCATGTTCTCTAAACCCCTTGCGCACCTCCGATCCACCGAGAAACCCGACGCCGTCCTTAACTTCATGAGATCTCAGGGCTTCGATGGCGCCGCTATTAGGAAGGTGATATCTATGAAACCCAATTACCTATGCTACAACGTGGAGACGAACCTCGCCCCGAAGTTTCAGTTCTTACGCGATTTGGGACTATCGGAGTCGGACATCGTCGATGCCATCGTGAAGAACCATGGCATCCTCCTCTTGAACGTTCAGCGTTCCATCGTCCCCAAATTGGAGATGTGGGAAAGTCTCTTGGGATCGAGAGAGCTCGTTCTCAAGAATCTCAAGAGGACAAGACGGTTTTTCTTCTCCAGCGTTGAGAAGACATTGCATCCTAACCTAAAGTTCTTGAGGGATGAGTGCGGCATTCCTGAAGAAAGGGTCTCTGTCGTATTGAGAAGTCACCCACAATTAATCTCAAAGAAACCAGAGTCTCTCCGAGCTTTGGTGGCGAGAGCCGATGAGCTGGGGATGCCACGACAATCTCGGATGTTCGTGCGGACACTTTTTGCTCTCCACAACGTAAGCCAAGAAAGGTTCGAGGCCAAGGTCGAGCTCATGAGGAGCTTCGGGTGGTCGGAGTCGGAGTTTTCTTCTGCAGTCAGGAAAGCACCCACCTTCTTATGCATCTCCCTCGATATGTTGCGCAGAAAAGTGGAATTTTTTATCAATGTG AGATGTTGA